The following are encoded in a window of Panicum virgatum strain AP13 chromosome 5N, P.virgatum_v5, whole genome shotgun sequence genomic DNA:
- the LOC120676509 gene encoding uncharacterized protein LOC120676509, translating into MGKLLCDPSAAAVAEALPPSPAPAPPPPLLAWPSPGPALEVSTAPAGWDAVWALEDQQRRRLLRIWERGVAWKPSPPGGEEAAPAPVVFRLDHGGEVDADGNCLFTAARTAAAAKADARELRHRAVRRFAEVYAAAGEDDKGAVDAAVSHLYAPDLKAGWGVHVVQEIKVLAPKAQRDALDAAIQELVDLGIQREIAAETIYKERCIAVNNGENWAKYMSISGSSEDEHDIITLQYTEEGLLTIDENRDGRAAAFGDDIAIECLATEFKREVYVVQAHGSDAMIDEDNCVFFLPHRPRGEICGPPIFLFMKGTAWCGAGADHYEPLIATVLQHVTPDKAAVVL; encoded by the exons ATGGGCAAGCTCCTCTgcgacccctccgccgccgccgtcgccgaggctctgccgccgtcaccggccccggcgccgccgccgccgctcctcgcctggCCCTCCCCGGGCCCCGCCCTCGAGGTCTCCACCGCGCCCGCGGGCTGGGACGCCGTCTGGGCGCTCGAGgaccagcagcgccgccgcctgctccggaTCTGGGAGCGGGGCGTCGCGTGGAAGCCCTCCCCgccgggcggcgaggaggcggcgccggcgcccgtggTCTTCCGCCTCGACCACGGCGGGGAGGTCGACGCCGACGGCAACTGCCTCTTCACCGCCGCgcggacggccgccgccgccaaggccgaCGCGCGCGAGCTCCGGCACCGCGCCGTGCGCCGGTTCGCCGAGGTCTACGCCGCCGCGGGGGAGGACGACAAGGGCGCCGTCGACGCGGCCGTGAGCCACCTCTACGCGCCGGATCTCAAGGCCGGGTGGGGCGTCCACGTCGTGCAGGAGATCAAGGTGCTCGCGCCCAAGGCCCAGCGCGACGCGCTCGACGCGGCAATCCAGGAGCTCGTCGATCTTGGCATCCAGAG GGAAATTGCTGCTGAAACTATCTACAAGGAGAGATGTATCGCTGTAAACAACGGAGAAAATTGGGCCAAGTATATGTCCATTTCTGGTTCCTCAGAGGATGAGCATGACATTATCACCCTGCAGTACACAGAGGAAGGCTTACTAACAATCGATGAGAACAGGGATGGCCGCGCAGCTGCATTTGGTGATGATATTGCAATTGAGTGCCTGGCAACCGAGTTCAAGAGAGAAGTTTATGTG GTGCAAGCTCATGGATCAGATGCAATGATTGATGAGGACAATTGTGTTTTCTTCCTCCCACATCGTCCTAGAGGAGAAATTTGTGGACCACCAATTTTTCTATTCATGAAAGGAACAG